The proteins below are encoded in one region of Hordeum vulgare subsp. vulgare chromosome 3H, MorexV3_pseudomolecules_assembly, whole genome shotgun sequence:
- the LOC123442358 gene encoding deoxynucleoside triphosphate triphosphohydrolase SAMHD1 homolog: MGEYCAAAAAAAEGEQPVAVVPLPLPQGAAAARYLYGDYDRCSTKQVFDNLHGNISLDPLAREFVDTEEFQRLRDLKQLGLTYLVFPGAVHTRFEHSLGVYRLAGEAMNNLHKYQGEELGIDRVDVQTVKLAGLLHDIGHGPFSHLFEHEFLPRVHPGSTWSHEHMSALLLDSIVDKHAIDIEPDYLKAIKEMIVASSNFSTTEGVKEKRFLYDIVANGRNGIDVDKFDYIDRDCRACGIGSNFQHWRLLEGMRVMGDEICYPAKDYLSIHKLFTTRADLHRTVYTHAKVKAVELMLVDALVEANEYLGISLHAHDPEDFWKLDDTIVKSIETAPNDELKKAKEIIQRIRRRELYKFCNQYSVPKDKLDHFKNITAQDIVCSQKSSKVLLTEEDVAVSNVKIDLTRGKDNPLESIKFFKDFGCEEKFPITDERVSHLLPVCNQDRIVRVYAKKPELVEAVSEAFENLQLRMYGEKTQVHDTPTKKKRRFN, translated from the exons ATGGGCGAGTACTgcgccgcggcggcggcggcggcggagggggagCAGCCGGTCGCGGTGGTCCCGCTCCCGCTcccgcagggggcggcggcggccaggtACCTTTACGGCGACTACGACCGCTGCTCCACCAAGCAGGTCTTCGACAACCTCCACGGCAACATCTCCCTCGACCCC TTGGCCCGTGAATTTGTGGATACAGAAGAATTTCAGAG GTTGCGGGATCTGAAACAGCTTG GCCTTACATATCTGGTGTTTCCTGGGGCTGTCCACACGCGTTTTGAACATTCATTAGGTGTTTATAGGCTAGCTGGGGAGGCTATGAACAATCTTCACAAGTACCAG GGAGAAGAGCTTGGCATTGACCGCGTTGATGTCCAAACTGTGAAACTTGCAG GTCTCTTACATGACATTGGACACGGCCCCTTCAGTCATCTGTTTGAGCATGAGTTTCTTCCGCGTGTTCATCCTGGATCAACATG GTCCCACGAACATATGTCTGCACTGCTTCTGGACAGTATTGTTGACAAACACGCAATAGATATTGAACCTGATTATCTGAAAGCTATCAAG GAAATGATTGTTGCAAGCTCTAACTTCTCCACAACTGAA GGTGTGAAGGAGAAGCGTTTCCTTTACGACATTGTTGCTAATGGGCGCAACGGTATAGATGTTGACAA GTTCGACTACATTGACCGTGATTGCAGAGCATGTGGTATCGGGAGCAATTTCCAGCACTGGAG GCTTTTAGAAGGTATGCGAGTGATGGGTGATGAAATATGCTACCCTGCCAAAGATT ATCTGAGCATCCATAAATTGTTCACAACACGTGCTGATCTGCATCGGACTGTCTATACCCATGCCAAAGTGAAG GCTGTTGAACTGATGCTTGTGGACGCGCTTGTCGAAGCGAATGAATACTTGGGAATATCTTTGCATGCACATGATCCAGAAGACTTTTGGAAG TTAGATGATACAATCGTTAAAAGCATCGAAACTGCTCCCAATGATGAACTGAAGAAGGCCAAGGAAATCATTCAACGTATTCGCCGGAGAGAGCTCTACAAG TTCTGCAATCAGTATTCTGTTCCAAAGGATAAACTGGACCATTTCAAGAATATAACTGCACAAGACATAGTTTGTTCACAG AAATCTTCAAAGGTGCTGCTGACGGAGGAAGACGTGGCGGTCAGCAATGTCAAGATTGACTTGACGCGTGGGAAGGACAACCCGCTCGAAAG CATCAAGTTCTTCAAG GATTTCGGATGCGAAGAGAAGTTCCCGATAACGGACGAACGCGTGAGCCACCTGCTGCCCGTGTGCAACCAGGACAGGATCGTGAGGGTGTACGCCAAGAAGCCGGAGCTG GTGGAAGCGGTGTCGGAGGCGTTTGAGAACCTGCAGCTGAGGATGTACGGGGAGAAGACGCAGGTGCACGACACGCCCACCAAGAAGAAGCGCAGGTTCAACTAG